From Rhodopseudomonas palustris, a single genomic window includes:
- a CDS encoding M3 family oligoendopeptidase produces the protein MAKSATSRTAKTSSRKSSSAKSAPRKVVPGKAKAGKTAATAGRKASAKPAKLPEWNLTDLYPAIDAPEVAADLDRLDAECTSFEADFKGRLAEETAKDGGALWLAGAVKRYEAIEDLAGRLGSYAGLVHAGDSVDPVKSKFYGDVSERLTAASVHLLFFTLELNRVDDAVLERAMQTPELGHYRPWIEDLRKDKPYQLEDRIEQLFHEKSQTGYGAFNRLFDQTISSLRFKVGAKELAIEPTLNLMQDRAPAKRKAAAEALAKTFKANERTFALITNTLAKDKEISDRWRGFEDVADSRHLANRVEREVVDALVASVRAAYPKLSHRYYKLKAGWFKKKKLPYWDRNAPLPFAATGTIAWPEARNMVLTAYKAFSPEMAQIAERFFNDRWIDAPVRPGKAPGAFSHPTTPSAHPYVLMNYQGKPRDVMTLAHELGHGVHQVLAAKNGALMAPTPLTLAETASVFGEMLTFRRLLAQTKDRKQRQALLAGKVEDMINTVVRQIAFYSFERAIHTERRSGELTAQRIGEIWLSVQGESLGPAIEIKPGYECFWMYIPHFIHSPFYVYAYAFGDCLVNSLYAVYEHAQEGFAERYLAMLAAGGTKHYSELLAPFGLDAKNPSFWDGGLSVIAGMIDELEAMG, from the coding sequence ATGGCCAAATCTGCGACCTCCCGAACCGCGAAAACCTCCTCCCGCAAGTCCTCCTCCGCCAAATCAGCACCGCGCAAGGTCGTCCCAGGCAAGGCGAAAGCCGGCAAGACCGCGGCTACGGCGGGTCGGAAGGCGAGCGCCAAGCCGGCGAAGCTGCCGGAGTGGAATCTGACGGATCTGTATCCGGCGATCGATGCGCCGGAGGTCGCTGCCGATCTCGACCGGCTCGATGCCGAATGCACCTCGTTCGAAGCCGACTTCAAGGGGCGGCTCGCAGAAGAGACTGCGAAGGACGGCGGCGCGCTGTGGCTCGCCGGTGCGGTCAAGCGTTACGAGGCGATCGAGGATCTGGCCGGCAGGCTGGGCTCCTATGCCGGGCTGGTCCACGCCGGCGACAGCGTCGATCCGGTGAAGTCGAAATTCTACGGCGACGTTTCCGAGCGGCTGACCGCAGCCTCGGTGCATCTGTTGTTCTTCACCCTCGAACTCAACCGCGTCGACGATGCCGTGCTGGAGCGCGCGATGCAGACGCCGGAGCTCGGCCACTACCGGCCGTGGATCGAGGATCTGCGCAAGGACAAGCCGTATCAGCTCGAGGATCGCATCGAGCAACTGTTCCACGAGAAGTCGCAGACCGGCTACGGCGCCTTCAATCGCCTGTTCGACCAGACCATTTCGTCGCTCCGGTTCAAGGTCGGGGCTAAGGAACTGGCGATCGAGCCGACGCTGAATCTGATGCAGGACCGTGCGCCCGCAAAGCGCAAGGCGGCTGCCGAAGCCTTGGCCAAGACCTTCAAGGCCAACGAACGCACCTTCGCGCTGATCACCAACACGCTCGCCAAGGACAAGGAAATCTCTGACCGCTGGCGCGGCTTCGAGGATGTCGCCGACAGCCGCCACCTCGCCAACCGGGTCGAACGCGAAGTGGTCGATGCGCTGGTCGCCTCGGTGCGCGCGGCGTATCCGAAGCTGTCGCACCGCTACTACAAGCTCAAGGCCGGCTGGTTCAAAAAGAAGAAGCTGCCGTACTGGGATCGCAACGCGCCGCTGCCGTTCGCCGCGACCGGCACGATCGCCTGGCCGGAAGCCCGCAACATGGTGCTGACCGCCTACAAGGCGTTCTCGCCGGAGATGGCACAGATCGCCGAGCGGTTCTTCAACGATCGCTGGATCGATGCGCCGGTGCGGCCGGGCAAGGCGCCGGGCGCATTTTCGCATCCGACCACGCCGTCGGCGCACCCCTATGTGCTGATGAACTATCAGGGCAAGCCGCGGGACGTGATGACGCTCGCCCACGAGCTCGGTCACGGCGTGCACCAGGTGCTGGCCGCCAAGAACGGCGCGCTGATGGCGCCGACGCCGCTGACACTGGCCGAGACCGCCAGCGTGTTCGGCGAAATGCTCACCTTCCGGCGGCTGCTGGCGCAGACCAAGGACCGCAAGCAGCGTCAGGCGTTGCTTGCCGGCAAGGTCGAGGACATGATCAACACGGTGGTGCGGCAGATCGCGTTCTATTCTTTCGAGCGCGCGATCCACACCGAGCGGCGCAGCGGCGAGCTCACCGCGCAGCGGATCGGCGAAATCTGGCTGTCGGTGCAGGGCGAGAGCCTGGGGCCGGCGATCGAGATCAAGCCGGGCTACGAGTGCTTCTGGATGTACATCCCGCACTTCATCCATTCACCGTTCTACGTCTACGCCTACGCGTTCGGCGACTGCCTGGTGAACTCGCTGTATGCGGTCTACGAGCACGCCCAGGAAGGCTTCGCCGAGCGTTACCTCGCGATGCTGGCGGCCGGCGGAACCAAGCATTATTCGGAACTGCTGGCCCCGTTCGGTCTCGATGCCAAGAACCCCAGCTTCTGGGACGGCGGCCTGTCGGTGATCGCCGGCATGATCGACGAGCTGGAGGCGATGGGGTAG
- a CDS encoding TerC family protein → MADILSIFTPEGLAALAQVVMIDLVLAGDNAVVIGLAAAGLPQQQRGKAILIGILVATGLRILFASVTVQLLQIIGLLLAGGVLLLWVCWKMWRELRNPPEDVDAIDGEGGAPSGAPTKTMAQAVWQITLADVSMSLDNVLAVAGAAREHPVILVFGLGLSIALMGMAATFIARLLHKHRWIAYIGLAIILYVSLDMIYRGALEVWPHAFG, encoded by the coding sequence ATGGCTGACATCCTCAGCATTTTCACACCCGAAGGCCTCGCCGCTTTGGCGCAGGTCGTGATGATTGACCTGGTGCTGGCCGGCGACAACGCCGTGGTGATCGGCCTGGCCGCCGCCGGTCTGCCGCAGCAACAACGCGGCAAAGCAATCCTGATCGGCATCCTGGTCGCCACCGGGCTGCGTATCCTGTTCGCCAGCGTCACCGTGCAGCTCTTGCAGATCATCGGACTGCTGCTGGCCGGCGGCGTGCTGCTGCTGTGGGTGTGCTGGAAGATGTGGCGGGAACTGCGCAACCCTCCGGAGGACGTCGACGCGATCGACGGCGAGGGCGGCGCGCCGAGCGGAGCCCCCACCAAGACGATGGCTCAAGCGGTGTGGCAGATCACGCTGGCCGACGTGTCGATGTCGCTCGACAACGTGCTCGCCGTCGCCGGCGCTGCGCGCGAACACCCGGTGATTCTGGTGTTCGGGCTCGGCCTGTCGATCGCGCTGATGGGCATGGCGGCGACCTTCATCGCGAGGCTCCTGCACAAGCATCGCTGGATCGCCTATATCGGCCTCGCCATCATCCTCTATGTATCGCTCGACATGATCTACCGCGGCGCGCTCGAGGTCTGGCCGCACGCGTTCGGATAA
- a CDS encoding sigma-54-dependent transcriptional regulator, which translates to MVERILIADDDAVQRRLVENMVQKCGYETITVDSGDAAVDALTAPDSPAIDAVVLDLVMPGLDGLGVLSKIRASGIDVPVIVQTAHGGIDNVVSAMRAGAHDFVVKPVGIERLQVSLRNALNASAMKGELQRIRHAREGRLTFSDIITRSDAMVPVLRAAEKAAGSAIPVLIEGESGVGKELFARAIHGSSDRRAKPFVAVNCGAIPDNLVESILFGHEKGAFTGATERHDGKFVEASGGTLFLDEVSELPLSAQVKLLRALQEGAVEAVGGRRPVKVDVRIISATNRRLLDRVKAGRFREDLFYRLHVLPLTIPPLRARREDIPPLLRHFLMRFCAEEKRSIGGITGEAMARLAQLDWPGNIRQLENAVYRAVVMSDGDQLGLDDFPLASAPSVVPADGIDGEPLVIERSEPQFVAANEVPIAPLPTAGNLSMLTADDEVRTLDEMEREIIRFAISHYRGQMSEVARRLKIGRSTLYRKLDEIEAERAGQADGR; encoded by the coding sequence ATGGTCGAGCGTATTCTGATCGCCGACGACGATGCAGTGCAGCGTCGGCTGGTCGAGAACATGGTGCAGAAGTGCGGTTACGAGACGATCACGGTCGATAGCGGCGACGCCGCGGTGGATGCCCTGACCGCTCCCGACTCACCGGCAATCGACGCCGTCGTGCTCGATCTGGTGATGCCGGGCCTCGACGGCCTCGGCGTTCTGTCGAAGATTCGCGCCAGCGGCATCGACGTCCCGGTGATCGTGCAGACCGCTCATGGCGGCATCGACAATGTCGTTTCGGCGATGCGCGCCGGCGCCCACGATTTCGTCGTCAAGCCGGTCGGCATCGAACGGCTGCAGGTGTCGCTGCGCAACGCGCTCAACGCCAGCGCGATGAAGGGTGAGCTGCAGCGCATCCGCCATGCCCGCGAAGGCCGGCTGACGTTTTCCGACATCATCACCCGCAGCGACGCGATGGTGCCGGTGCTGCGCGCCGCCGAGAAGGCCGCCGGCTCTGCGATCCCGGTGCTGATCGAAGGCGAATCCGGCGTCGGCAAGGAGCTGTTCGCCCGCGCCATTCACGGCTCCAGCGACCGCCGCGCCAAGCCGTTCGTCGCCGTCAACTGCGGCGCGATCCCCGACAATCTGGTCGAATCGATTCTGTTCGGTCACGAGAAGGGGGCGTTCACCGGCGCCACCGAACGCCACGACGGAAAGTTCGTCGAAGCTTCCGGCGGCACGCTGTTTCTCGACGAGGTCAGCGAGCTGCCGCTGAGCGCCCAGGTCAAGCTGCTGCGCGCGCTGCAGGAAGGCGCGGTCGAAGCGGTCGGCGGACGCCGGCCGGTCAAGGTCGATGTCCGGATCATCTCGGCCACCAACCGCCGGTTGCTGGACCGGGTGAAGGCCGGCCGATTCCGCGAAGATCTGTTCTATCGGTTGCACGTTCTGCCGCTCACGATCCCGCCGCTGCGCGCGCGGCGCGAGGACATTCCGCCGCTGCTGCGGCACTTCCTGATGCGGTTCTGCGCCGAAGAGAAGCGCAGCATAGGCGGCATCACCGGCGAGGCGATGGCGCGGCTGGCGCAGCTCGACTGGCCGGGCAACATCCGGCAGCTCGAGAACGCGGTTTATCGCGCGGTGGTGATGAGCGACGGCGACCAGCTCGGCCTCGACGATTTCCCGCTGGCGAGCGCGCCGTCGGTGGTGCCCGCTGACGGGATCGACGGCGAGCCGCTGGTAATCGAACGCAGCGAGCCGCAATTCGTCGCGGCAAACGAAGTGCCGATCGCGCCGCTGCCGACCGCCGGCAACCTGTCGATGCTGACAGCGGACGATGAAGTGCGGACGCTCGACGAGATGGAACGCGAGATCATCCGGTTCGCGATCTCGCATTATCGCGGCCAGATGTCCGAAGTGGCGCGACGGCTGAAGATCGGCCGCTCGACGCTGTATCGGAAACTCGACGAGATCGAAGCCGAACGCGCCGGCCAGGCCGACGGGCGGTAG
- a CDS encoding L,D-transpeptidase family protein, with amino-acid sequence MRDHSTGRRGFEGVLMAVAATFLTVSTTSVLAQSPARSPADLAIDAAVPVPSPVDLPPPTIGDFKPDSTPAAASAPRAGENQTSATVPSSTEPSKDVATKSTEAKDTETKNTETKDAATAAAGEPKVEAPAATANAPVAEPAKPAADQASTVKPAEPQQQPASTVAVADQPVADQLRDLLAKSASRYFERKVERSAVEKFYETRDYAPVWTKAGALTAPAKGVIARLKDAAADGLDPDDYPVPNFASATSPETLAEAELRLTESMMDYARQAQSGRMHWSQVSADIQYPEHPIDPAQVLVTVTTAADASAALDSYNPPHKLYRELKKKLAELRGESDKPVIKIAEGETLRYQPAGKKRAEVKIDDPRVPQLRARLGVTENTDSATYDAAVAAAVRKFQHSADLKATGVLDDRTVKALNTPKRDRTIDTILVNMERWRWLPRQLGAPALDDAYVILNVPDYTLKLMQNGEQVWSTRVVVGKPGKHATPLLTETMKYITVNPTWNVPPSIINNEYLPALQQDPTVLDRMGLKLSRNRDGSIHISQPPGEANALGRIRFNFPNKFLVYQHDTPDKNLFGRDERAFSHGCMRVQNPDQYAAALLNIAMPDKNYTPARIRSMYGRSEVDLKFATPIPVNITYQTAFVDDDGKLQLRKDIYGRDAAMLALLKNGKGKNLEAVVAHAQPSYARPTRLPNGVSIAGDYTGSAGPSSNPFSFLENLFGGPQPRQQPAAAQQRRVYAR; translated from the coding sequence ATGCGAGATCACTCGACTGGACGCCGCGGTTTCGAAGGCGTGCTGATGGCCGTCGCGGCGACCTTCCTCACCGTATCGACGACCTCCGTTCTGGCGCAGTCGCCGGCGCGGTCGCCTGCGGATCTCGCAATCGATGCCGCCGTTCCCGTCCCTAGTCCGGTCGATCTGCCGCCGCCCACGATCGGTGATTTCAAGCCCGATTCCACGCCTGCGGCCGCTTCCGCGCCCCGAGCTGGCGAGAACCAGACGAGCGCAACCGTGCCCTCCTCCACCGAGCCGTCCAAGGACGTAGCGACGAAGAGCACTGAAGCGAAGGACACCGAAACGAAGAACACTGAAACGAAGGACGCTGCGACGGCCGCCGCCGGCGAACCGAAGGTCGAGGCTCCTGCCGCAACCGCCAACGCGCCCGTGGCTGAGCCCGCCAAGCCCGCCGCCGATCAGGCTTCGACCGTCAAACCGGCCGAACCGCAGCAGCAGCCGGCAAGCACGGTCGCTGTCGCCGATCAGCCGGTGGCCGATCAGCTTCGCGATCTGCTCGCCAAGAGCGCGTCGCGCTATTTCGAACGCAAGGTCGAACGCAGCGCGGTGGAGAAGTTCTACGAGACGCGCGACTACGCGCCGGTGTGGACCAAGGCTGGTGCACTCACTGCGCCGGCCAAGGGTGTGATCGCCCGACTGAAGGACGCCGCCGCAGACGGTCTCGATCCCGACGACTATCCAGTGCCGAACTTCGCGTCCGCAACCTCGCCCGAGACGCTCGCGGAAGCCGAACTGCGTCTCACCGAGAGCATGATGGATTATGCGCGTCAGGCGCAGAGCGGCCGGATGCACTGGTCGCAGGTGTCGGCCGACATCCAGTATCCGGAGCACCCGATCGATCCGGCGCAGGTACTCGTTACGGTCACGACCGCCGCCGACGCCTCGGCGGCCCTGGACAGCTATAATCCGCCGCACAAGCTGTATCGCGAGCTGAAGAAGAAGCTCGCCGAGCTGCGCGGTGAAAGCGACAAGCCGGTGATCAAGATCGCCGAGGGCGAGACGCTGCGCTATCAGCCGGCCGGCAAGAAGCGCGCCGAGGTGAAGATCGACGATCCGCGGGTGCCGCAGCTCCGCGCCCGCCTCGGCGTCACCGAGAACACCGACAGCGCCACCTACGACGCCGCCGTCGCCGCCGCCGTGCGCAAATTCCAGCACTCGGCCGATCTCAAGGCGACGGGCGTACTCGACGACCGCACCGTCAAGGCGCTGAACACGCCGAAGCGTGATCGCACCATCGACACCATCCTGGTCAACATGGAACGCTGGCGCTGGCTGCCGCGCCAACTCGGCGCGCCGGCGCTGGACGACGCCTATGTGATCCTCAATGTCCCCGACTACACGCTGAAGCTGATGCAGAACGGCGAGCAAGTCTGGTCGACCCGCGTAGTCGTCGGCAAGCCCGGAAAGCATGCCACCCCGCTGCTGACGGAGACGATGAAATACATCACCGTCAATCCGACCTGGAACGTGCCGCCGTCGATCATCAACAACGAGTATCTGCCGGCGCTGCAGCAGGATCCGACCGTGCTCGACCGCATGGGCCTGAAGCTGTCGCGCAACCGCGACGGCTCGATCCACATCTCGCAGCCTCCGGGTGAAGCCAACGCGCTCGGCCGCATCCGCTTCAACTTCCCGAACAAATTCCTGGTGTATCAGCACGACACGCCGGACAAGAATCTGTTCGGCCGCGACGAGCGTGCCTTCAGCCACGGTTGCATGCGGGTGCAGAACCCGGATCAGTACGCGGCGGCGCTACTGAACATCGCGATGCCGGACAAGAACTACACCCCGGCGAGGATTCGGTCGATGTACGGCCGCAGCGAGGTCGACCTGAAATTCGCAACGCCGATCCCGGTCAACATCACGTATCAGACGGCATTCGTCGACGACGACGGCAAACTGCAGTTGCGCAAGGATATCTACGGCCGTGACGCCGCCATGCTGGCGCTGCTGAAGAACGGCAAGGGCAAGAACCTCGAGGCCGTGGTGGCGCACGCCCAGCCGAGCTACGCCCGCCCGACCCGACTGCCCAACGGCGTCAGCATCGCCGGGGACTACACCGGCTCCGCCGGCCCCTCGTCGAACCCGTTCTCGTTCCTCGAGAATCTGTTCGGGGGCCCGCAGCCGCGACAGCAGCCGGCCGCTGCTCAGCAGCGCCGGGTCTACGCCCGCTGA
- a CDS encoding DUF882 domain-containing protein has protein sequence MSRAGYGAVLTTTLLLAGAGSVHDASAVGDSRTLSFHHTHSRESLTVTFKRNGRYDEDALRQLNHFLRDWRSQEKTTMDRRLFDILWEVYRDVDAKQPIQIISAYRSPSTNAMLRRRSSGVARHSQHTLGHAMDFFIPGVPLEQIRFAGLRLQRGGVGFYPTSGSPFVHLDTGGVRHWPRMTSDQLARVFPDGRTVHLPSNGKPLRGYELALADIENRRDGSSAAPAKTNFLASLFGGKSRDDEDEAATETKPSGAKPMADIKVAAADAVAAAAGLKPAEATSSDPVPMPRAKPAAAIQIASAGDVVLPAPRPAQAAKVEAKPADAKSAEPKPQTPADIINARGFWDDIPVAPKQASPAQVATISARQALAAADKSDQAAMNALAYAPMTPDNASQHAQSRHSRVVTASAPIPHSIRGQTSRHAAVSNKVDSVIGKSSAQGKTVIATSARLAAAGSRDNDVWIRAMILMPRAMGTAATVIGDPDMTLLTGYFVKPDATLGMGFADDPQPGLYADAFSGTAVATLTTTAFPGDASR, from the coding sequence ATGTCGAGGGCCGGCTATGGCGCCGTCCTGACCACGACCCTGCTGCTCGCCGGTGCCGGCTCGGTCCACGATGCGTCCGCGGTCGGCGACAGCCGCACCCTGTCGTTTCATCACACCCATTCCCGCGAGAGCCTCACCGTCACCTTCAAGCGCAATGGCCGCTATGACGAAGACGCGCTGAGGCAGCTCAACCACTTCCTGCGCGACTGGCGATCCCAGGAAAAGACCACGATGGACCGCCGTCTGTTCGATATCCTTTGGGAAGTGTACCGGGACGTCGACGCCAAACAGCCGATTCAGATCATTTCCGCCTACCGCTCCCCCTCCACCAACGCCATGCTCCGCCGCCGCTCCTCCGGCGTGGCGCGCCACAGCCAGCATACGCTGGGGCACGCGATGGACTTCTTCATCCCCGGCGTTCCGCTGGAGCAAATCCGGTTCGCCGGGCTGCGGCTGCAGCGTGGCGGCGTCGGATTTTATCCGACCTCCGGGTCGCCGTTCGTCCACCTCGATACCGGCGGAGTCCGGCACTGGCCGCGGATGACCTCCGACCAGCTCGCCCGCGTGTTCCCGGACGGCCGCACCGTGCACCTGCCGTCCAACGGCAAGCCGCTGCGCGGCTACGAGCTGGCGCTGGCCGACATCGAGAACCGCCGCGACGGCAGCAGCGCCGCGCCGGCCAAGACCAATTTCCTCGCGTCGCTGTTCGGCGGCAAGTCGCGTGACGACGAGGATGAAGCTGCGACCGAGACCAAGCCCTCCGGCGCCAAGCCGATGGCCGACATCAAGGTCGCCGCCGCCGATGCCGTCGCGGCCGCCGCCGGCCTCAAGCCGGCAGAGGCGACCAGCAGCGATCCGGTACCGATGCCGCGCGCCAAGCCCGCCGCCGCGATCCAGATCGCTTCCGCCGGCGACGTCGTGCTGCCGGCGCCGCGCCCGGCGCAGGCCGCGAAGGTTGAAGCCAAACCGGCCGACGCCAAATCCGCCGAGCCGAAGCCGCAGACCCCCGCCGATATCATCAACGCCCGCGGTTTCTGGGACGACATCCCGGTGGCACCGAAGCAGGCGAGCCCCGCGCAGGTCGCCACGATCAGCGCGCGCCAGGCTCTTGCCGCGGCCGACAAATCCGATCAGGCGGCCATGAATGCACTGGCCTATGCGCCGATGACTCCGGACAACGCTTCGCAGCACGCGCAGAGCCGGCATTCACGGGTGGTGACCGCAAGCGCACCGATCCCCCACAGCATTCGCGGGCAAACTTCGCGCCATGCGGCGGTATCGAACAAGGTCGACAGCGTGATCGGCAAGTCGTCGGCCCAGGGCAAGACGGTGATCGCGACCTCTGCGCGACTCGCCGCAGCGGGCAGCCGCGACAACGACGTCTGGATTCGCGCCATGATCCTGATGCCGCGGGCGATGGGCACCGCCGCCACCGTGATCGGCGACCCCGACATGACCCTGCTGACGGGATATTTCGTCAAGCCGGACGCGACTCTGGGAATGGGTTTCGCCGACGACCCGCAGCCGGGCCTTTATGCCGACGCCTTCAGCGGCACGGCGGTCGCCACACTGACCACCACGGCATTTCCGGGCGACGCGTCGCGCTGA
- a CDS encoding DUF2312 domain-containing protein — MATSAAAVQDDPATNFAKDQLRAIIERIERLEEEKKTISDDIRDVYAEAKGNGFDVKALRTIVRMRKQDANERAEQETILETYMQALGML; from the coding sequence ATGGCCACCTCCGCTGCCGCCGTCCAGGACGATCCCGCGACCAATTTCGCCAAGGACCAGCTTCGGGCGATCATCGAGCGGATCGAACGTCTCGAGGAAGAGAAGAAGACGATCTCCGACGACATCCGCGACGTCTACGCCGAGGCCAAGGGCAACGGCTTCGACGTCAAGGCGCTGCGCACCATTGTGCGGATGCGCAAGCAGGACGCCAACGAGCGCGCCGAGCAGGAGACCATCCTGGAGACCTATATGCAGGCGCTCGGGATGCTCTGA
- a CDS encoding DUF1244 domain-containing protein — translation MDDSTRTELEAAAFRRLVAHLRERTDVQNIDLMNLAGFCRNCLSNWLKDAAEAQGVAMSRDESREAVYGMPYETWKAKYQSAATPDQVEAFKKSHPHSH, via the coding sequence ATGGACGACAGCACCCGGACAGAACTGGAAGCGGCGGCGTTTCGCCGTCTGGTGGCGCATTTGCGCGAGCGCACCGACGTCCAGAATATCGACCTGATGAATCTCGCCGGGTTCTGTCGCAACTGCCTGTCGAACTGGCTGAAGGACGCCGCCGAGGCGCAAGGCGTGGCGATGAGCCGGGACGAGAGCCGCGAGGCGGTGTACGGCATGCCGTACGAGACCTGGAAGGCGAAGTACCAGAGCGCGGCGACGCCGGATCAGGTCGAAGCCTTTAAGAAATCGCACCCGCACAGCCACTGA
- a CDS encoding DUF1036 domain-containing protein — MIITDSTLLQRIWSRSARSKVAATTALAIGALICGHAPAAADFRLCNNTSSRVGIALGYKDVDGWTTEGWWNVSSRSCETLLRGALVARYYYIYALDYDRGGEWSGQAFMCSRDKEFTIKGTENCLARGFDRTGFFEVDTGEQRAWTVQLTESNEQNMQTLPGLPGAPGPGLPGIPPSQGRTAPATPGTPGEAGTKP, encoded by the coding sequence ATGATCATCACAGATTCCACCCTCCTCCAGCGTATCTGGTCCCGGTCGGCACGGTCCAAGGTGGCCGCGACGACTGCGCTGGCCATCGGCGCGCTGATCTGCGGCCATGCACCGGCTGCGGCCGACTTCCGGCTGTGCAACAACACCTCGAGCCGGGTGGGAATCGCGCTCGGCTACAAGGACGTCGACGGCTGGACCACCGAGGGCTGGTGGAACGTGTCGTCGCGGAGCTGCGAGACGCTGCTGCGCGGCGCGCTGGTGGCTCGCTATTATTACATCTACGCGCTGGATTACGACCGTGGCGGCGAATGGTCGGGGCAGGCCTTCATGTGCTCGCGCGACAAGGAATTCACCATCAAGGGCACCGAGAACTGCTTGGCGCGCGGCTTCGACCGCACCGGCTTCTTCGAGGTCGACACCGGCGAGCAACGGGCCTGGACCGTGCAACTGACCGAAAGCAACGAACAGAACATGCAGACACTGCCCGGATTGCCCGGTGCGCCGGGGCCCGGTTTGCCGGGTATCCCACCGTCCCAGGGCCGCACCGCGCCCGCCACGCCTGGAACGCCAGGCGAGGCCGGGACCAAGCCATGA
- the pyk gene encoding pyruvate kinase, whose product MRRLRRIKILATLGPASSDSAMIRKLFEAGADVFRINMSHTSHDKMRDLVKTIRNVESSYGRPIGILVDLQGPKLRLGSFANGPVQLNNGSSFVLDSVKEPGDATRVHLPHPEILSALKVGDALLLDDGKVRLICEETEGDRAVTRVVIGGKMSDRKGVSLPDTDLPMSAMTNKDRADLEAACETGIDWVALSFVQRAEDVVEAKRMIRGRAAVMAKIEKPQAIDRLQDILDVSDALMVARGDLGVEMPLERVPSLQKQMTRMARRAGKPVVVATQMLESMISSPVPTRAEVSDVATAVYEGADAIMLSAESAAGKYPVEAVSTMNRIGEEVERDATYRSVVTSQRPDPEATAGDAIAGAARQIAETLDLSAIICWTSSGSTALRVARERPKVPVVAITPSLHTGRKLSAVWGVHCVVAEDAKDQDDMVDRAGRIAFRDGFAKSGQRVIIVAGVPLGTPGATNMVRIAYVGPSDADV is encoded by the coding sequence ATGAGACGGCTGCGACGGATCAAGATCCTCGCCACGCTCGGCCCCGCCTCCTCCGACAGCGCAATGATCCGCAAGCTGTTCGAGGCCGGCGCCGACGTGTTCCGGATCAACATGAGCCACACCTCGCACGACAAGATGCGGGATCTGGTCAAGACCATCCGCAATGTCGAGAGCAGCTACGGACGGCCGATCGGCATCCTGGTCGACCTGCAGGGCCCGAAGTTGCGGCTCGGCTCGTTCGCAAACGGACCGGTGCAGCTCAACAACGGCTCGAGCTTCGTCCTCGACTCGGTCAAGGAGCCCGGGGACGCGACCCGGGTGCATCTGCCGCATCCGGAGATCCTCTCGGCTCTCAAGGTCGGCGACGCGCTGCTGCTCGACGACGGCAAGGTGAGGCTGATCTGCGAGGAGACTGAAGGCGACCGCGCGGTCACGCGCGTGGTGATCGGCGGCAAGATGAGCGACCGCAAGGGCGTCAGTCTGCCCGACACCGACCTGCCGATGTCGGCGATGACCAACAAGGATCGCGCCGACCTCGAAGCCGCATGCGAGACCGGGATCGATTGGGTGGCGCTGAGCTTCGTGCAGCGCGCCGAAGACGTTGTCGAGGCCAAGCGGATGATCCGCGGCCGCGCGGCGGTGATGGCCAAGATCGAAAAGCCGCAGGCGATCGACCGGCTGCAGGACATCCTCGACGTCTCCGACGCGTTGATGGTCGCCCGTGGCGACCTCGGAGTCGAAATGCCGCTGGAACGGGTGCCGAGCCTGCAGAAGCAGATGACGCGGATGGCGCGGCGCGCCGGAAAGCCGGTGGTGGTCGCCACCCAGATGCTGGAGTCGATGATTTCGAGCCCGGTGCCGACCCGTGCCGAGGTCTCCGACGTCGCCACCGCGGTCTATGAAGGCGCCGACGCGATCATGCTGTCGGCCGAATCCGCCGCCGGCAAATATCCAGTCGAAGCGGTGTCGACGATGAACCGGATCGGCGAAGAGGTGGAGCGCGATGCCACCTATCGCTCGGTGGTGACGTCGCAGCGCCCCGATCCGGAAGCGACAGCGGGCGACGCGATCGCGGGGGCGGCGCGGCAGATCGCCGAAACGCTCGATCTCTCAGCGATCATCTGCTGGACCTCGTCGGGCTCGACCGCGCTGCGGGTGGCGCGCGAACGGCCGAAGGTGCCTGTGGTGGCGATCACCCCGAGCCTTCACACCGGGCGCAAATTGTCGGCGGTGTGGGGCGTGCATTGCGTGGTGGCTGAGGACGCCAAGGATCAGGACGACATGGTCGACCGCGCCGGCCGCATCGCGTTCCGCGACGGCTTCGCCAAGTCCGGACAGCGCGTCATCATCGTCGCCGGCGTGCCGCTCGGCACCCCCGGCGCGACCAACATGGTCCGCATCGCCTATGTCGGACCGAGCGACGCGGACGTGTGA